A stretch of the Aegilops tauschii subsp. strangulata cultivar AL8/78 chromosome 4, Aet v6.0, whole genome shotgun sequence genome encodes the following:
- the LOC109743558 gene encoding ATP-dependent (S)-NAD(P)H-hydrate dehydratase, translating into MSLSMGACPHAWQQHHLHHRGRMWAASPAFRRQLFLLRSLAPTCADGGRASSSSLRPHLMYAAAGPVYEADAEAVVRRITPPLDRARHKGQAGKIAIIGGCREYTGAPYFAAISALRVGADLSHVFCTKDAATVIKSYSPELIVHPILEESYSVRDDERESVSSSILAEVIKWMERFDCIVVGPGLGRDSFLMDCVGNIMRHARQANIPTVVDGDGLFLITNNIGLVEDNSLAILTPNVYEYKRLVQKVLNCEVNEENASEQLTALCQKIGGVTIMRKGKADLISDGKKVTQVSTFGSPRRCGGQGDILSGSVAVFSSWARHFLLSNEQPKETSVNPMVLGCIAGSLLLRKAAALAFEKNKRSTVTTDIIEFLGQSLEDICPAGR; encoded by the exons ATGAGCCTGTCAATGGGCGCGTGCCCCCACGCGTGGCAGCAGCACCACCTACACCACCGCGGGCGCATGTGGGCCGCCTCCCCGGCCTTCCGCAGGCAGCTCTTCCTGCTCCGCTCTCTCGCGCCCACCTGCGCAGACGGCGGTCGCGCCTCCTCGAGCTCTCTTCGGCCCCACTTGATGTATGCGGCGGCCGGGCCGGTGTACGAGGCGGACGCGGAGGCGGTGGTCCGGCGAATCACGCCGCCGCTCGACCGCGCAAGGCACAAGGGTCAGGCAG GGAAGATAGCAATAATTGGTGGATGTCGCGAGTACACTGGTGCTCCTTATTTTGCCGCTATCTCTGCGTTGAGAGTT GGCGCAGACCTCTCACATGTTTTCTGCACAAAAGATGCTGCAACAGTAATCAAGAGCTATAGCCCGGAGTTGATTGTGCATCCAATATTAGAGGAGTCCTACAGCGTAAG GGATGATGAAAGAGAATCTGTTTCTTCTAGCATTCTCGCTGAAGTTATAAAGTGGATGGAGCGCTTTGATTGCATTGTTGTTGGCCCCGGCCTTGGAAGGGACTCATTTCTTATG gattgtgtcggtAATATCATGAGGCATGCACGACAGGCTAATATCCCAACTGTTGTTGATGGG GATGGCCTTTTCCTTATAACCAATAACATTGGTCTTGTTGAAGATAACTCTCTTGCCATCTTAACGCCAAATGTATACGAGTACAAGCGTCTTGTCCAGAAGGTTCTTAACTGTGAAGTAAATGAGGAAAATGCTTCTGAGCAACTGACTGCACTTTGCCAAAA AATTGGTGGTGTAACTATCATGAGGAAAGGAAAAGCAGATCTAATTAGTGATGGTAAAAAAG TCACACAAGTGAGTACCTTTGGTTCTCCAAGGCGATGTGGTGGTCAAGGCGACATTCTCTCTGGAAG CGTGGCAGTATTTTCATCATGGGCACGGCACTTTCTCTTGTCAAATGAGCAACCTAAAGAGACCAG TGTGAATCCTATGGTTCTTGGGTGCATAGCTGGCTCTCTATTGCTCAGAAAAGCTGCAGCGCTTGCATTTGAGAAGAACAAGAGATCAACCGTCACTACTGACATCATTGAGTTCTTGGGCCAAAG CTTGGAAGATATCTGCCCTGCTGGGCGGTAG